In the Arthrobacter sp. 31Y genome, one interval contains:
- a CDS encoding MBL fold metallo-hydrolase, translating into MDSLIHSLRDVTIRSISVSEMNNNVYLLTSKSTGAQLLIDAADDTPAIQQLLEDAAADSPVETKLVRIATTHQHWDHVRALAELVEVTGASTSAGADDADALPVPVDVRLGHGDVERFDDIEITAVHLRGHTPGSIAFVYQDPDGPAHIFSGDSLFPGGVGNTQNDPSRFTSLLNDVSERLFDAYPDETLVHPGHGLPTTLGAERPHLEEWRARGW; encoded by the coding sequence ATGGATTCGCTTATTCACTCATTGCGTGACGTCACTATCCGCAGCATTTCGGTCAGCGAGATGAACAACAACGTGTACCTGTTGACCTCAAAGTCCACAGGTGCGCAGTTGCTGATCGACGCCGCCGACGACACTCCGGCCATTCAGCAGCTTCTCGAGGACGCGGCCGCCGATTCGCCGGTCGAGACCAAACTGGTCCGGATTGCCACCACCCACCAGCACTGGGACCACGTCCGGGCGCTGGCGGAACTGGTGGAAGTCACCGGCGCTAGTACGTCAGCGGGAGCGGACGACGCCGATGCGTTGCCGGTTCCGGTGGATGTTCGGCTTGGTCACGGCGACGTGGAGCGATTCGACGACATCGAAATCACGGCGGTCCACCTGCGCGGACATACTCCGGGTTCGATTGCCTTCGTGTACCAGGATCCTGACGGGCCGGCCCACATTTTCAGTGGAGACTCGTTGTTTCCGGGAGGCGTCGGCAACACACAGAACGATCCGTCACGTTTCACTTCTCTGTTGAACGACGTGTCGGAGCGACTGTTCGATGCTTATCCGGACGAAACCCTGGTGCACCCGGGCCACGGACTGCCCACAACCCTGGGCGCCGAGCGGCCACACCTAGAGGAGTGGCGCGCCCGAGGCTGGTAG